Proteins from a single region of Fundulus heteroclitus isolate FHET01 chromosome 12, MU-UCD_Fhet_4.1, whole genome shotgun sequence:
- the rnft2 gene encoding RING finger and transmembrane domain-containing protein 2 has product MQRRHSSNTDGMPSERSRSQTLGSESSLDEGGVFDCLKPDSSASPQQMFSGLVGVPSGSVSSAQLQAAGLVLGSPPEVFIQMTASSREEAGGHRTEVGPFLSRPPQHHHHHHHFHHQPLQHRTPSLLQQAATAAGSERHGSREEAPDDPSTPAPALSELKAAVTWLQRGFPFILILLAKVCFQHKLGIAVCVGMISTFAYANSTFKHQVSLREERSIFVALWIILFLGGNIVYIYYTFSQEELHHSLIFAKPNLNSFDFFDLIWVVGITDFVLKYVTIGLKCFVLFLPKIIMAFKSRGKFYLLIEELSQLFRALVPVQLWYKYIMGEDPSNSYFLGAALIIIYSLCKSFDVCGRVSAIRKALVMFCSSQSYGVRASNQLCSEAGDVCAICQGDFKDPIALICQHVFCEECLCLWFDRERTCPLCRSTVVEALRCWKDGTTSAHFQIY; this is encoded by the exons ATGCAGAGGAGACACAGCAGCAACACGGATGGCATGCCCTCTGAAAG AAGCCGAAGCCAAACGCTAGGGTCGGAGAGCAGTCTGGACGAGGGCGGCGTTTTTGACTGCCTGAAGCCCGACTCGTCCGCCTCGCCCCAGCAGATGTTCTCCGGCCTGGTGGGCGTCCCCTCCGGCTCCGTCTCATCTGCTCAGCTGCAAGCGGCCGGCTTGGTCCTGGGCTCGCCCCCCGAGGTTTTCATCCAGATGACCGCGTCTTCCAGGGAAGAGGCGGGCGGCCACCGGACAGAGGTCGGGCCGTTCCTCTCCCGCCCGCCtcagcaccaccaccaccaccaccacttcCACCACCAGCCCCTGCAGCACAGGACGCCGTCGCTGCTCCAGCAGGCCGCCACGGCGGCCGGCTCTGAGAGGCACGGCTCCAGGGAGGAGGCCCCCGATGACCCGTCCACCCCGGCCCCGGCTCTGTCCGAGCTGAAGGCTGCGGTCACGTGGCTGCAGAGGGGCTTTCCGTTCATCCTCATCCTGCTGGCTAAAGTTTGCTTTCAACATAAACTAG GGATCGCCGTGTGCGTAGGGATGATCAGCACGTTCGCTTATGCCAATTCTACATTCAAGCATCAAGTTTCATTGAGG GAGGAGCGATCCATATTTGTTGCACTGTGGATCATCTTGTTTCTCGGGGGGAACATCGTGTATATCTACTACACATTCAGCCAGGAGGAGCTGCACCACAG cctcATATTTGCAAAGCCCAACCTCAACAGCTTTGACTTCTTTGACCTGATCTGGGTGGTTGGAATCACTGACTTTGTTCTTAAATATGTCACCATCGGCCTGAAGTGCTTTGTCCTCTTTCTGCCCAAGATCATCATGGCCTTCAAATCAAGG GGGAAGTTCTACCTTCTGATCGAGGAGCTGAGCCAACTGTTTCGGGCCCTCGTGCCGGTGCAGTTGTGGTACAAGTACATCATGGGCGAAGACCCGTCAAACAGTTACTTCCTGGGAGCGGCGCTCATCATCATTTACAGCCTCTGCAAG TCCTTTGACGTCTGTGGACGAGTATCTGCAATACGCAAGGCGTTGGTAATGTTCTGCAGCTCCCAG AGTTACGGAGTCAGGGCCAGCAATCAGCTGTGCAGCGAGGCTGGTGATGTGTGCGCTATCTGTCAGGGCGATTTCAAAGATCCCATCGCCCTCATCTGTCAG CATGTGTTTTGTGAGGAGTGCCTGTGTTTGTGGTTCGACCGCGAGAGAACGTGCCCGCTGTGCCGCTCCACTGTCGTCGAGGCCCTGCGGTGCTGGAAGGACGGCACCACGTCCGCTCACTTCCAGATATACTGA
- the spring1 gene encoding SREBP regulating gene protein produces the protein MMLVLRRLLRKRWVLGVVFGLSLIYFLTSTLKQEERTMRDRTLLQVKDADHRIPWKVRFHLGNSSRQITQCRNSIQGKILLTDELGYVCERNDLLVNGCCNVNSPSTRQYICKSCLANGCCSIYEYCVSCCLQPDKQPLLEHFLNRAAKGFQNLFTAVEDHFELCLAKCRTSSQSVQHENTYRNPQAKYCYGESPPELLPV, from the exons ATGATGCTGGTTCTACGGAGGCTACTGAGGAAGCGCTGGGTGCTGGGGGTTGTCTTCGGATTGTCCCTCATCTACTTCCTCACCAGCACCCTTAAACAG GAGGAGAGGACCATGCGCGACCGCACACTCTTGCAAGTTAAAGACGCGGACCACCGCATCCCCTGGAAAGTGCGTTTCCACCTCGGCAACAGCAGCCGCCAAATTACCCAGTGCAGAAACTCCATCCAGGGCAAGATATTGCTCACGGACGAACTCG GTTACGTCTGCGAGAGAAATGACCTGCTGGTCAACGGCTGCTGTAACGTCAACTCTCCCAGCACCAGGCAGTACATTTGCAAAAGCTGCCTGGCCAACGGCTGCTGTAGCATCTACGAGTACTGCGTGTCGTGTTGCCTCCAGCCCGATAAG CAACCTCTTCTCGAGCATTTCCTGAACCGCGCAGCCAAAGGTTTCCAGAATCTTTTCACTGCTGTGGAGGATCATTTTGAGCTGTGCCTGGCCAAGTGTAGGACCTCTTCACAA AGTGTTCAGCATGAGAACACCTATCGAAACCCCCAAGCAAAATATTGCTACGGTGAGAGTCCTCCAGAGCTTCTGCCTGTCTGA
- the LOC118564840 gene encoding uncharacterized protein LOC118564840 isoform X2, translating into MAMLLEGLAVTNAAKIHATGRQCSNTSLKDLVNLARHLMEKSLELFDEFNGNFTNNSSLFPELQIHNSSTLNETKVLCSLAFMVEALKANMKVQIELDSNATLLSKLNETITHVTNLNFKASECFNAKCPEVPKLPKMPEYTFGKKQWGHSLLKSAEDYLKWLHKILPSKTKEVKKKKVYFKIIAQRQYLRGAMHHL; encoded by the exons ATGGCGATGCTGTTGGAGGGCTTGGCTGTGACAAATGCGGCCAAAATTCATGCGACTGGAAGACAATGCAGCAACACAAGCCTGAAAGACCTGGTAAACCTCGCAAGACATCTGATGGAAAAAAGCTTGGAACTCTTC GATGAATTCAACGGGAACTTCACGAACAATTCCTCACTGTTTCCGGAGCTGCAGATCCACAATAGCTCTACTCTCAATGAGACAAAGGTTCTGTGTAGCCTTGCCTTCATGGTTGAAGCCCTGAAGGCAAACATGAAGGTTCAGATAGAGCTGGACTCCAACGCAACTTTGTTGTCAAAGCTTAATGAAACAATCACACATGTCACAAACCTTAACTTTAAGGCGTCAGAATGTTTCAATGCCAAATGCCCAGAGGTACCCAAGTTACCCAAGATGCCTGAGTACACGTTTGGGAAGAAACAGTGGGGCCACAGTCTGTTGAAGTCAGCTGAGGATTATCTAAAGTGGCTGCACAAAATCCTACCTTCAAAGACCAAAGAggttaagaagaaaaaagtatattttaaaatcattgcaCAACGTCAGTACTTAAGGGGAGCAATGCATCATTTGTGA
- the LOC118564840 gene encoding uncharacterized protein LOC118564840 isoform X1, with translation MFQLGLLGVAFACMAMLLEGLAVTNAAKIHATGRQCSNTSLKDLVNLARHLMEKSLELFDEFNGNFTNNSSLFPELQIHNSSTLNETKVLCSLAFMVEALKANMKVQIELDSNATLLSKLNETITHVTNLNFKASECFNAKCPEVPKLPKMPEYTFGKKQWGHSLLKSAEDYLKWLHKILPSKTKEVKKKKVYFKIIAQRQYLRGAMHHL, from the exons ATGTTCCAGTTAG GTCTGCTTGGGGTGGCATTCGCCTGCATGGCGATGCTGTTGGAGGGCTTGGCTGTGACAAATGCGGCCAAAATTCATGCGACTGGAAGACAATGCAGCAACACAAGCCTGAAAGACCTGGTAAACCTCGCAAGACATCTGATGGAAAAAAGCTTGGAACTCTTC GATGAATTCAACGGGAACTTCACGAACAATTCCTCACTGTTTCCGGAGCTGCAGATCCACAATAGCTCTACTCTCAATGAGACAAAGGTTCTGTGTAGCCTTGCCTTCATGGTTGAAGCCCTGAAGGCAAACATGAAGGTTCAGATAGAGCTGGACTCCAACGCAACTTTGTTGTCAAAGCTTAATGAAACAATCACACATGTCACAAACCTTAACTTTAAGGCGTCAGAATGTTTCAATGCCAAATGCCCAGAGGTACCCAAGTTACCCAAGATGCCTGAGTACACGTTTGGGAAGAAACAGTGGGGCCACAGTCTGTTGAAGTCAGCTGAGGATTATCTAAAGTGGCTGCACAAAATCCTACCTTCAAAGACCAAAGAggttaagaagaaaaaagtatattttaaaatcattgcaCAACGTCAGTACTTAAGGGGAGCAATGCATCATTTGTGA